One window from the genome of Metabacillus flavus encodes:
- a CDS encoding MFS transporter codes for MWKNKNVWIILAGEFIAGLGLWMGIIGNLEFMQTYIPSDFLKSLLLIAGLLAGVAVGPMAGRMIDSRSKKKVLIVSGIGRMLSVIFMFAAISFGSVWLMLLFLIGIQLSAAFYFPALQAAIPLIVMEEELVQMNGVHMNVATLARVIGTALAGILLAYLSLSMLYAMSMAAYGVLLLATFFLHLEEEEKSSQKQTGKKGGFLEVMPILKAAPIALTALILTIIPMLFIGGFNLMVINISELQDSTAVKGLLYTVEGLSFMLGALLVKKLSDRYNHIALMILFSFLTSIAHLSLFFSDHFWMSLVSFGFFGLSVGCFFPIASTIFQTKIDKEYHGRFFSFRNMLDRIMFQVVLLGTGLLLDTIGLKYMVVVFGAGSLALVMIYGSRQLRNLGKKDDLIAFSEPKKVRS; via the coding sequence ATGTGGAAAAATAAAAATGTTTGGATTATTTTAGCCGGGGAGTTTATCGCAGGTCTCGGTTTATGGATGGGAATCATCGGAAATCTGGAGTTTATGCAGACCTACATTCCCTCTGATTTTTTAAAATCGCTTCTTTTGATTGCCGGACTTTTAGCTGGAGTCGCGGTAGGCCCAATGGCAGGCAGAATGATTGACAGCCGTTCAAAAAAAAAGGTCCTGATTGTTTCCGGAATAGGAAGAATGCTGAGTGTTATCTTTATGTTTGCCGCCATTTCCTTCGGTTCGGTATGGCTCATGCTACTATTTTTAATCGGGATTCAGCTATCTGCTGCCTTTTATTTTCCTGCTCTGCAGGCCGCTATCCCTTTGATCGTTATGGAAGAAGAACTGGTACAAATGAATGGTGTCCACATGAATGTTGCGACACTTGCCCGTGTCATCGGAACGGCACTCGCCGGTATCCTCCTCGCATATTTAAGCCTGAGTATGCTGTACGCCATGTCAATGGCGGCTTATGGTGTTCTGCTCCTTGCGACGTTTTTTCTGCACTTGGAAGAAGAGGAAAAAAGCAGTCAAAAGCAGACAGGGAAAAAAGGAGGATTTTTAGAGGTTATGCCCATTCTAAAAGCTGCTCCTATCGCACTGACTGCCCTGATCCTGACCATCATTCCGATGCTCTTTATTGGCGGATTCAACCTCATGGTTATTAACATCAGCGAGCTTCAGGACAGTACAGCCGTAAAGGGGCTGCTTTACACAGTGGAAGGACTCAGCTTCATGCTGGGAGCCTTACTCGTTAAGAAGCTATCTGACCGTTATAACCATATTGCGTTAATGATTTTGTTCTCTTTTTTAACCTCTATTGCGCATCTTTCATTGTTTTTCAGTGACCATTTTTGGATGTCGCTCGTATCATTCGGTTTTTTCGGGTTAAGCGTCGGCTGCTTTTTCCCGATTGCTTCTACGATTTTTCAAACGAAAATCGACAAAGAATATCATGGCCGCTTCTTTTCGTTCCGGAATATGCTGGACCGGATCATGTTTCAGGTTGTTTTGCTGGGAACCGGACTCCTGCTCGATACCATCGGCCTGAAATACATGGTTGTCGTGTTCGGTGCAGGATCCCTTGCTCTTGTAATGATTTACGGCAGCAGGCAGCTGAGAAATTTGGGCAAGAAGGATGATCTTATCGCATTTTCTGAACCCAAAAAAGTTAGAAGCTGA
- a CDS encoding vWA domain-containing protein, whose amino-acid sequence MRFIKFNDSQIDSFLFMELSDLAKTLSKNPDLEMEYAPYSYLNPAENKIYLTHFWDHRPAADQISGLKSDVYLHATGHVFHSSPRETNDFIKKTKRLSIPEFAKQLFSLLEDVRTEEIIKRERPGTKKFFKRRTEMYRMYFRSQLTIHLERNIKTDALFNALFLKLTAESPLEAVPAINEDFERMLPFLQRELEYAYESAGTEQTARIALRISETIEEFLEKDMLNTYFFLPEHGFEEGTGLTFKDLKRTNKLDNDDSLELDRKEERDVHDQEMPTWHRETSKATDSFLQYDLEHGSKTDLMGNGLREGEDGDQAMGTVQGSARESKKNNYAQSEVLENRQDGNTNGSQNAFGKENKFAFAVQKTPDPASPEHYQQYSRNKAIISHYQKKLKQMIQKTLEHKKTNPRTDLHTGRLGKKLLRWITDDNPRLFYKKQEPSIQIDAVFTLLVDCSASMHDKMDDTKLGITLFHEALKSVGVVHQVTGFWEDTNDASAVSQPNYFHRIIPFRSSLNKSAGPAIMQLNPEEDNRDGFAIRHMTKELSARQEKQKFLIVFSDGEPAAMDYEQKGIVDTHEAVIEARKRGIEVINIFLSNGEAEESQVKTIQNIYGKFSIIVPNVSDLPDVLFPLLRKLLKKSIQSL is encoded by the coding sequence ATGAGATTTATAAAATTCAACGATAGCCAAATCGATTCCTTCCTTTTTATGGAACTGTCAGACCTTGCAAAAACACTCTCTAAAAATCCGGACCTGGAGATGGAGTATGCTCCGTACTCTTATTTGAATCCGGCTGAAAATAAAATCTATCTAACCCATTTTTGGGATCACCGGCCTGCTGCAGATCAGATTAGCGGGCTGAAAAGTGATGTTTACCTTCATGCAACAGGGCACGTTTTTCACAGCAGCCCTCGAGAAACGAATGATTTTATTAAGAAGACAAAAAGACTATCAATCCCTGAGTTTGCGAAGCAGCTTTTTTCACTGCTTGAAGATGTCCGAACCGAAGAAATTATCAAAAGGGAACGGCCGGGTACAAAGAAGTTTTTCAAACGCCGCACAGAAATGTACCGGATGTATTTCCGTTCTCAGCTGACCATTCACCTTGAACGCAATATCAAGACAGATGCTTTGTTTAATGCGTTATTTTTAAAGCTGACCGCTGAATCGCCGCTTGAGGCGGTGCCGGCTATAAACGAAGATTTTGAAAGAATGCTGCCCTTTCTTCAAAGGGAGCTTGAATATGCTTATGAAAGTGCAGGGACAGAACAGACTGCAAGGATTGCGCTCAGAATTAGTGAAACCATAGAAGAATTCCTGGAAAAGGATATGCTCAATACATACTTTTTTCTTCCAGAACATGGATTTGAAGAGGGGACGGGCCTTACCTTTAAAGATCTGAAAAGGACAAACAAACTGGATAATGATGATTCTCTTGAGCTTGACCGTAAAGAAGAGCGGGACGTCCATGACCAGGAAATGCCGACGTGGCACAGGGAGACAAGCAAGGCGACAGACAGTTTTCTTCAATATGATCTCGAACACGGTTCCAAAACGGACTTAATGGGAAATGGTCTGCGTGAAGGTGAGGACGGGGATCAGGCCATGGGGACCGTTCAAGGATCGGCAAGAGAATCGAAGAAAAATAATTATGCTCAATCAGAGGTTCTTGAAAACCGCCAGGATGGAAACACAAACGGCAGCCAGAATGCATTTGGCAAAGAAAATAAGTTTGCTTTTGCTGTCCAAAAGACACCGGACCCTGCTTCTCCTGAGCACTATCAGCAATACAGCCGGAATAAAGCCATTATTTCTCATTATCAAAAAAAATTAAAGCAGATGATTCAAAAAACACTTGAGCATAAAAAGACCAATCCAAGAACAGATCTTCATACCGGCAGACTTGGCAAAAAACTGCTGCGGTGGATCACAGACGATAATCCAAGACTTTTTTATAAAAAGCAGGAGCCATCAATCCAAATTGATGCCGTGTTTACTCTACTTGTCGACTGCTCCGCATCTATGCACGATAAAATGGATGACACCAAGCTTGGAATTACCCTTTTCCATGAGGCACTGAAATCAGTAGGGGTCGTCCATCAGGTTACGGGATTCTGGGAGGATACGAATGATGCGTCTGCAGTCAGCCAGCCCAATTATTTTCACCGCATCATCCCGTTCCGCAGCTCATTGAACAAAAGTGCCGGTCCGGCTATCATGCAGCTGAATCCTGAAGAAGATAACAGGGATGGCTTTGCAATCCGTCATATGACGAAGGAATTGTCGGCCAGACAAGAAAAACAAAAGTTTTTAATCGTTTTTTCAGATGGAGAACCAGCAGCAATGGATTATGAGCAAAAAGGAATTGTCGATACTCATGAAGCGGTCATTGAAGCACGAAAAAGAGGGATCGAAGTGATCAACATCTTCCTGTCCAATGGGGAAGCAGAGGAAAGCCAGGTCAAAACCATTCAGAACATCTATGGGAAATTCAGTATCATCGTGCCGAATGTCAGCGATTTGCCTGATGTACTGTTTCCTCTTCTGAGAAAGCTTTTAAAGAAAAGCATTCAAAGCTTGTAA
- a CDS encoding superoxide dismutase family protein, whose amino-acid sequence MNNIVKAGILLLLAGFLNACSSGMSEHHHPEAEGLETASEKNQKEITVSLITSKGEAAGKAIITETIKGVNIHLEGENLPPGKRAIHIHETGSCVKPDFTSAGAHLNPFAKKHGFENPHGPHAGDIPNITIGSDGKITADVTAPLAEFSQVLDEDGSALVIHEKEDDYKTDPAGNAGARIACGVIHKENQSM is encoded by the coding sequence ATGAACAACATAGTCAAAGCAGGAATCCTATTGCTGCTTGCAGGATTTTTAAACGCATGTTCGAGCGGGATGAGCGAACATCACCATCCGGAAGCTGAGGGACTGGAAACTGCATCTGAAAAAAATCAAAAGGAGATAACAGTATCTCTGATCACATCTAAAGGAGAGGCTGCTGGAAAAGCTATTATTACAGAGACGATAAAAGGGGTAAACATTCATCTGGAGGGAGAAAACCTTCCTCCTGGGAAAAGAGCAATTCATATTCATGAAACGGGGTCATGCGTAAAGCCTGATTTCACGTCGGCCGGTGCCCATTTGAATCCGTTTGCAAAAAAACACGGTTTCGAAAATCCGCATGGGCCCCATGCAGGAGACATTCCGAACATCACCATTGGTTCAGACGGGAAGATTACTGCAGATGTAACCGCACCTCTTGCAGAATTTTCTCAGGTGCTTGATGAAGATGGGAGCGCATTAGTCATACACGAGAAAGAAGATGATTATAAAACTGATCCGGCTGGTAATGCCGGTGCAAGAATTGCCTGCGGTGTGATTCATAAAGAGAACCAATCAATGTAA
- the sucA gene encoding 2-oxoglutarate dehydrogenase E1 component, with protein sequence MSQTKSKLNVTWEDFHGPNLGYVMDLYDQFSENPESVDADLQELFQQLGHPPDKGTAVSVQAAPVSKQSIADFGPEKIVKIASAVKLAEDIRTYGHLNASIFPIEGMGDRQDLLSIEAYGLSEEDLKEIPYSVLCEDAPSSVKNGYDAILHLKESYKKSLSFEFDHVHRFEEKNWLKRMVETGDLFKPHSKEKRKALLKRLFEVDGFEKYLHKTFVGQKRFSIEGLDMLVPVLDEMVQSAVENGTKTINIGMAHRGRLNVLAHVLGKPYEIIFSEFQHAPNKDLVPSEGSTGINYGWSGDVKYHLGADRQIKEENMVRARITLANNPSHLEYIDPIVEGYTRAAQENRKVSGFPEIDTSKSLAILIHGDAAFPGEGIVAETLNLSQLKGYQTGGTIHIIANNMIGFTTESSDSRSTRYASDLAKGYEIPIIHVNADDPEACLAAAYLASEYRRLFKKDFLIDLIGYRRFGHNEMDEPMTTQPQLYSKIKAHDTVKALYAKSLTEDQVLSEEEVSALEEEVQNKFETAYKKVPDKKVTQVHEIQLPETISHGIPQIETAVDISDIRSINRALVEWPEDFKVFGKLQRILERRASVLEEDHKVEWGLAEALAFGSILLDGTPIRLSGQDSERGTFAQRNLVLHDSETGSVYSPLHQLNQTKASFAVHNSPLSEGSVIGFEYGYNVFSPETLVLWEAQYGDFANAAQVFFDQFISAGRAKWGQKSGLVMLLPHGYEGQGPEHSSGRLERYLQLAAENNWTVANLTSAAQYFHILRRQAKILQMEEVRPLVIMTPKSLLRNPNTVSDVQELSSGSFKKVLEQSGMGGEHKAVTRVVLCSGKLAIDISDKVRQSEENTDWLHVLRVEELYPYPQKEVESILSRYENLKEIIWVQEEPQNMGAWTYIEPKLRESAPSGADVSYIGRTRRSSTAEGDPTVHKKDQERIITQAITRN encoded by the coding sequence ATGTCGCAAACCAAGTCAAAGCTCAACGTTACATGGGAAGACTTCCATGGCCCTAACCTTGGCTATGTCATGGATCTGTATGATCAATTTTCTGAAAATCCTGAATCGGTCGACGCTGATTTGCAGGAACTATTTCAACAATTGGGCCACCCGCCGGATAAGGGAACCGCTGTTTCAGTTCAAGCAGCTCCAGTGTCCAAGCAGTCAATCGCGGATTTCGGTCCTGAAAAAATCGTAAAAATTGCTTCAGCTGTAAAACTGGCTGAGGATATTCGTACGTATGGACATTTAAATGCTTCCATTTTTCCAATTGAAGGAATGGGTGACAGACAGGATCTGCTAAGCATTGAGGCATACGGTCTTTCAGAAGAGGATTTGAAAGAAATCCCGTATTCTGTATTATGCGAAGACGCTCCATCCAGTGTGAAGAACGGATATGATGCCATTCTTCACTTAAAAGAAAGCTATAAAAAATCACTGTCTTTCGAATTCGATCATGTTCACCGGTTCGAAGAAAAAAATTGGCTGAAGCGCATGGTGGAAACGGGAGATTTATTCAAACCGCACTCCAAAGAAAAACGCAAAGCACTCCTTAAAAGGCTATTTGAGGTAGACGGATTTGAAAAATATCTTCATAAAACATTTGTAGGGCAAAAAAGGTTTTCCATTGAAGGACTGGATATGCTTGTGCCGGTGCTTGATGAAATGGTTCAAAGCGCAGTTGAGAACGGCACGAAAACCATTAATATCGGTATGGCTCATCGGGGACGCCTGAATGTGCTTGCACACGTACTTGGCAAACCGTATGAAATCATCTTTTCGGAATTCCAGCATGCACCAAATAAAGACCTCGTCCCTTCTGAAGGATCGACAGGCATTAACTACGGCTGGAGCGGAGATGTAAAATATCATTTAGGCGCAGACAGGCAGATTAAAGAAGAGAACATGGTAAGAGCCCGCATTACACTTGCAAATAATCCGAGCCATCTGGAATATATTGATCCAATCGTAGAGGGCTACACGAGAGCTGCACAGGAAAACCGGAAAGTCAGCGGATTTCCTGAAATCGATACAAGCAAATCTCTTGCCATTCTTATTCACGGTGACGCAGCTTTTCCTGGTGAAGGAATTGTAGCTGAAACGCTCAACCTCAGTCAGCTGAAAGGCTATCAGACTGGCGGAACCATTCACATTATTGCAAATAACATGATCGGCTTTACAACAGAAAGCTCCGACTCGAGATCAACCCGCTATGCGAGTGATTTAGCGAAAGGGTATGAAATACCGATCATCCATGTAAATGCCGATGATCCTGAAGCGTGTCTTGCTGCAGCTTATCTGGCATCTGAATACAGACGACTATTTAAAAAAGATTTCCTTATCGACTTAATCGGGTACCGCCGTTTCGGACATAACGAAATGGATGAACCGATGACGACTCAGCCGCAGCTTTACAGCAAGATTAAAGCGCACGATACAGTGAAGGCACTTTACGCCAAATCTCTTACTGAAGATCAGGTTCTCTCAGAAGAGGAAGTATCAGCCCTGGAAGAGGAAGTACAGAACAAGTTTGAGACTGCATACAAAAAAGTCCCTGATAAAAAGGTGACACAGGTACATGAGATTCAGCTTCCGGAAACAATTTCTCATGGAATCCCTCAAATCGAGACGGCTGTTGACATTAGCGATATCCGTTCCATTAACCGTGCTCTAGTAGAGTGGCCGGAAGACTTTAAGGTATTCGGGAAGCTGCAGCGGATCCTCGAACGACGTGCAAGTGTTCTTGAAGAGGATCACAAGGTAGAATGGGGACTTGCTGAAGCTCTTGCATTCGGTTCCATTTTGCTTGATGGCACACCAATCCGATTAAGCGGGCAGGATTCAGAGCGGGGAACCTTCGCACAGCGAAATCTTGTATTGCATGACAGTGAAACAGGCAGCGTGTATTCACCGCTTCATCAGCTTAATCAGACGAAAGCATCCTTCGCGGTTCATAACAGCCCGCTTTCTGAAGGCTCTGTCATCGGCTTTGAATATGGCTATAACGTATTCTCTCCTGAAACATTAGTCCTTTGGGAAGCCCAATACGGAGATTTCGCGAATGCTGCTCAAGTATTCTTCGACCAGTTTATCTCTGCGGGCCGTGCAAAATGGGGTCAAAAATCCGGGCTCGTGATGCTGCTTCCGCATGGTTATGAAGGACAAGGACCAGAGCATTCAAGCGGAAGACTGGAACGCTATCTTCAGCTTGCCGCTGAAAACAACTGGACAGTAGCTAACCTTACAAGTGCTGCCCAATACTTCCATATCCTTAGAAGACAGGCTAAAATCCTGCAAATGGAGGAAGTCAGACCGCTCGTTATTATGACTCCGAAGAGCCTGCTTCGCAACCCGAACACGGTTTCGGATGTTCAGGAACTAAGCAGCGGATCCTTTAAAAAGGTGCTTGAGCAATCAGGGATGGGCGGAGAGCACAAGGCCGTTACACGCGTTGTTCTTTGCAGCGGGAAGCTTGCCATTGATATTTCAGATAAAGTACGCCAGTCAGAAGAAAATACAGATTGGCTTCACGTTCTGAGAGTGGAAGAACTTTATCCATATCCGCAAAAAGAAGTGGAATCCATATTGTCCAGATACGAAAATCTTAAAGAAATCATCTGGGTTCAGGAAGAGCCTCAAAATATGGGTGCATGGACGTATATAGAACCTAAACTTCGCGAATCAGCCCCATCAGGAGCTGACGTATCCTATATCGGCAGAACAAGGAGATCCAGTACAGCAGAGGGAGATCCAACTGTCCATAAAAAAGATCAGGAACGCATCATAACACAGGCGATCACACGAAACTAA
- a CDS encoding ATP-binding protein: protein MNEMKLNLPEAIRAKIQKTSALSEMDASLIGGGGFITGDSSIIEDAVIALALGKNILLKGPTGSGKTKLAETISHLFNRSMHSINCSVDLDAEALLGYKTIFTKGDSTSIEFVPGPVINAMKKGQFLYIDEINMAKPETLPILNGVLDYRKMITNPFTGEVVKGSEAFGVIAAINEGYVGTVPLNEALKNRFVIIDVPYIQGEELRQIITNQSGLKDPVLISLFVRLSADLITQVKNGQVSEEAASIRALLDTCDLAAFIPPMRAIERGIAEKVEDEREKAAIRNIAETLFE from the coding sequence ATGAATGAAATGAAATTGAATTTGCCTGAAGCCATTCGGGCTAAAATACAAAAAACATCTGCATTATCTGAAATGGATGCTTCACTAATTGGCGGAGGAGGATTCATCACAGGAGATTCTTCTATAATAGAGGACGCCGTCATCGCCCTGGCCCTCGGGAAAAATATCCTGCTGAAAGGACCGACCGGATCAGGAAAAACAAAGCTGGCAGAGACGATTTCTCACTTATTCAACCGGTCTATGCACAGCATAAATTGTTCGGTAGATCTTGATGCAGAAGCGCTATTAGGCTATAAAACAATCTTCACAAAAGGGGACAGCACGTCGATTGAATTTGTTCCGGGACCCGTAATCAATGCAATGAAAAAAGGACAATTCCTATACATAGATGAAATCAACATGGCAAAACCTGAGACATTGCCAATTTTGAACGGTGTTCTCGATTACCGCAAAATGATCACGAATCCATTTACAGGTGAAGTGGTAAAAGGGTCTGAAGCATTCGGAGTCATTGCAGCGATTAATGAAGGGTATGTAGGAACGGTTCCTTTAAATGAAGCATTAAAGAACCGTTTTGTTATCATTGACGTTCCTTATATCCAAGGGGAAGAGCTCCGTCAAATTATCACGAATCAATCAGGACTGAAGGATCCGGTCCTCATCAGCTTATTTGTCAGGCTTTCTGCAGATTTAATAACTCAGGTTAAAAATGGCCAGGTATCAGAAGAAGCTGCTTCCATAAGGGCTCTTCTTGATACGTGCGACCTTGCTGCATTCATCCCTCCTATGCGCGCAATTGAGCGTGGAATTGCAGAAAAGGTCGAGGATGAACGGGAAAAAGCGGCCATCCGCAATATTGCAGAAACGTTATTTGAGTGA
- a CDS encoding LysM peptidoglycan-binding domain-containing protein translates to MNHKVLGLTVTAVAGASFFATAASAESVTVKSGDSLWKIANQYKVSQKALKEANQLKSDTIFAGQVLQIPGTGTQIKNASTEPHKESGTQDTYKVSKGDSLWLVARKYGMTVNELKTLNALKKDTIFLGQVLKINSNSNPVKPAVTPPAPPKTPVSEDKDTSSQNTYQVKPGDSLWKIANRFNLTIAELKVSNQLKNDTLYVNQVLKLKGEVKPESNPAPSAPDNSQADTGKTEAMINEAERLMGIPYKWAGNTPSGFDCSGFVYYVMNKVTSVSRLSAAGYSSIMKPVSEPERGDFVYFTTYKAGPSHMGIYLGNGDFIHASGSQGITVSNLSNSYWKSHYLGAKRYF, encoded by the coding sequence ATGAACCATAAAGTACTCGGATTGACGGTAACCGCAGTGGCAGGTGCTTCATTTTTTGCAACCGCTGCTTCTGCAGAGAGCGTAACGGTTAAGAGCGGAGATTCGCTTTGGAAGATTGCGAATCAGTACAAGGTTTCCCAAAAGGCATTAAAGGAAGCCAATCAGCTGAAAAGCGACACGATTTTTGCTGGACAGGTTCTTCAGATTCCAGGTACAGGGACTCAAATCAAAAATGCCAGCACAGAGCCGCATAAAGAATCAGGCACACAAGATACATACAAGGTTTCAAAAGGCGACTCCTTATGGCTGGTTGCCAGAAAGTACGGGATGACCGTTAATGAACTGAAAACCCTGAACGCACTTAAAAAAGATACGATTTTTCTTGGACAGGTTTTAAAGATTAATTCGAATTCTAATCCTGTGAAACCGGCGGTTACTCCGCCTGCCCCGCCTAAAACGCCTGTTTCAGAGGATAAAGACACGAGCAGCCAGAATACATACCAGGTAAAACCAGGCGACTCCCTCTGGAAGATTGCCAACCGGTTTAATTTAACGATTGCTGAATTGAAGGTCTCCAACCAGCTGAAAAACGACACACTTTATGTTAATCAAGTACTTAAGCTGAAAGGTGAGGTAAAGCCGGAATCCAATCCAGCTCCTTCTGCTCCTGATAACAGCCAGGCCGATACAGGCAAAACGGAAGCCATGATCAATGAAGCTGAACGATTGATGGGGATTCCGTACAAATGGGCCGGAAACACACCTTCAGGATTCGATTGCAGCGGATTTGTTTATTATGTGATGAACAAGGTAACCTCGGTTTCCCGTCTCAGCGCTGCAGGCTACTCCAGCATAATGAAACCTGTATCAGAGCCTGAACGAGGAGATTTCGTGTACTTCACCACGTATAAGGCAGGACCTTCGCATATGGGAATTTACCTGGGCAACGGAGATTTCATACACGCCAGCGGGTCTCAAGGGATTACCGTCTCCAATTTATCCAATTCGTATTGGAAAAGTCATTATCTCGGAGCTAAGCGCTACTTCTAA
- the cdaS gene encoding sporulation-specific diadenylate cyclase CdaS produces the protein MSKSEEIVIIDEIKNSIERNLNDIIAGSQKILRELGNSESCLLCELDEINGRFQMIQSSASTFYLQVYLSAYTESFHALASAMQNLSNKHHGGLIIVERGEPVAPFIRNGVHVQAELSASLAESIFYPGNPLHDGAMLVKGDKIVSAANVLPLSEISSGGSKLGTRHRAALGLTERTDAVVLIVSEETGKMSFAKDGTIYPISTNNL, from the coding sequence ATGAGCAAATCAGAGGAAATCGTCATTATAGATGAAATAAAGAACAGCATTGAACGCAATTTGAACGATATTATAGCCGGCTCCCAAAAAATTCTCAGGGAGCTTGGGAACAGTGAGAGCTGTCTGTTATGCGAACTGGATGAGATCAATGGACGCTTTCAGATGATTCAATCATCGGCATCCACCTTTTATCTCCAAGTGTACCTGTCAGCCTATACAGAAAGCTTCCATGCTCTTGCTTCCGCTATGCAAAATTTGTCAAACAAACATCATGGAGGATTAATCATCGTGGAGAGGGGGGAACCAGTGGCTCCTTTCATCCGGAATGGGGTACACGTACAGGCGGAGCTTTCTGCTTCTCTTGCTGAAAGCATATTTTATCCGGGGAATCCTCTTCATGACGGGGCCATGCTTGTTAAGGGAGATAAGATTGTTTCAGCCGCCAATGTCCTTCCGCTGTCTGAAATTTCTTCAGGCGGAAGCAAGCTTGGGACGAGGCATAGAGCGGCTTTGGGATTGACAGAAAGAACGGATGCCGTCGTGCTGATTGTTTCGGAGGAAACAGGGAAAATGTCATTTGCGAAGGATGGAACGATTTATCCGATAAGTACAAATAATCTTTAA
- a CDS encoding NCS2 family permease, whose amino-acid sequence MNRLVDQFFKLTERKTTVRREFLAALTTFVTVSYIILVNPVILSEAGIPKEAALAATIYGIVITSLIMGLWANLPIVIGPGMGLNAFFTYTVVLKQGLSWETALGAVFISGLCFFLLSIFGISEKVVKAIPKTLKASITAGIGLFIAFIGLKNGGIVVPDEATLVALGDMTNIGTILAIAGIVLTAVLAALNVRGGIILSILIISAASILLGNSPSPKGITDFLSFQIPSIEPTFMAMDLKAAIGYGILSIIFSFTIVELFDTLATLIGLTKKANLTDEHGNVPNMNRALTTGAFGTMVSAVLGSTAMNTYVENATGIAAGARTGLKAIFAALLFLLTLLFAPLIQFIPSVATAPALIIIGAFMLTELKEVDFDDLTELIPAFLALIMMPLTYSIAEGVAFGFLSYTLIKLFTGRARELHWLMYLISAAFIINFFLIG is encoded by the coding sequence TTGAACAGGCTAGTTGATCAATTTTTTAAATTAACGGAACGCAAAACGACCGTACGGAGAGAATTTCTTGCTGCCCTTACGACATTTGTGACCGTCAGCTATATTATCCTTGTAAACCCGGTTATTTTATCTGAGGCAGGCATCCCTAAAGAAGCGGCCCTCGCTGCGACCATCTACGGAATTGTCATTACCAGTCTGATTATGGGATTGTGGGCGAATCTCCCAATCGTGATCGGACCAGGAATGGGTCTCAACGCATTTTTTACATATACCGTCGTCTTAAAGCAGGGTCTTTCATGGGAAACAGCTCTTGGTGCCGTATTTATCTCCGGGCTTTGCTTCTTCCTTCTTTCTATTTTCGGAATCAGTGAAAAAGTGGTTAAAGCCATTCCTAAAACGCTCAAAGCATCCATTACAGCAGGTATTGGTTTGTTTATTGCCTTTATAGGATTGAAAAATGGCGGAATTGTCGTACCGGATGAAGCCACTCTTGTTGCATTAGGAGATATGACGAATATTGGAACGATTCTTGCGATTGCAGGAATCGTTCTCACAGCTGTTTTGGCAGCGCTGAATGTAAGGGGCGGAATCATTTTGTCCATCCTGATCATCTCAGCTGCATCCATCCTGCTGGGAAATTCTCCATCGCCTAAAGGAATTACCGATTTTCTCTCCTTTCAGATTCCATCAATTGAACCGACGTTTATGGCAATGGACCTTAAGGCTGCCATTGGGTACGGAATCCTTTCAATCATTTTCTCTTTTACAATTGTGGAACTGTTTGATACCCTCGCCACTCTTATTGGATTGACGAAAAAAGCAAACCTTACTGATGAACATGGGAACGTACCGAATATGAACCGTGCTCTTACAACAGGGGCATTTGGAACGATGGTAAGTGCAGTGCTTGGAAGTACAGCCATGAATACGTACGTTGAAAATGCTACCGGGATAGCAGCAGGAGCAAGAACTGGCTTAAAGGCGATCTTCGCTGCACTTTTATTCCTGCTTACACTGCTGTTCGCACCGCTTATTCAATTTATTCCGAGTGTCGCGACAGCCCCTGCGCTCATAATCATCGGAGCTTTTATGCTGACTGAGCTGAAAGAAGTTGACTTCGATGATCTAACAGAATTAATCCCTGCATTCCTTGCTTTAATCATGATGCCCCTCACTTACTCAATAGCTGAGGGAGTGGCCTTTGGATTCCTTTCTTACACGTTGATCAAACTCTTCACCGGACGTGCAAGAGAACTGCATTGGCTCATGTATCTGATTTCAGCAGCATTTATCATTAACTTCTTTTTAATAGGCTGA